The Carassius gibelio isolate Cgi1373 ecotype wild population from Czech Republic chromosome A19, carGib1.2-hapl.c, whole genome shotgun sequence genome segment GCTAAACACAGACATACTGAAAGTGCATCTGGTACAAGCAGCTCATATGAAGTTCTGATGTTCTGCATTTCAACCACTGAGACTCATGACTAGTAAACAGCCTTCACACTGAAAATGTGAGGTTGCCACCACAGTTTGGTAACCCAGTTTCATACCTTCATCAGGTTCCTTGCCATCGGTGGAGGAAACATATTGGGTTGGTTTCACCTCTGGTTTTggtttcttcttgtttttcttgGTCTACATAGGAGCCAAAAATACTAATTTAGAACTTCCTGACAAGTCAGAAACAAAGTGTCTTTCTTACTCACACTTACTACAAGCACAAAGTGCCACTTCAGACAGTAagaaatatatctaaaaatacttattcagCCTTGTAAAAACTATGCCTAAAGTGTGAGGCCTTGGGAAAAGTACATAGATTCCCATGGTCTGTGGATCTACCCTATATTTGCCGTATCTGCATTATCAAATTACAGGCCGATACTGACACCCGACCGCTCTCAATCGTGGTTTACAGACTGAACCAAGGCTGATTCAAACCTTCATAGCACTATTGTGCAAAAGAGTCAAATGTACATTCCAAACCTGTCTATACAAGTCATTGTCATGTGCCATGTACAAGTGGAGTCAGAAATGTCAGAATTATGGATTCTTAGCACCGGATGACCAAAGCAAAGTCATATTTACAAGTGGGGAACTGATTCCAAATGACACCTGAGCTGCGACTTTGGACAGGGCATGTAGAGGGGGATTTCACACTAGTATTTCTGGTGTGCACCCGGGTTCGATTTGACAGAGTTAGCAATCAATCTCAGGTTCGTCCAGGCAAACCAACTGAGGTTAAGGGTGAAAGCACCATGAAACATCCATAAATAATTCCATAATATATTTCTAATCTACATTATGGAGATCAGTGAGTGGAAAGCAAACCTATAGTGCACTTTTTGTCTGCTGAACCCATTTGACTAATTTCACTTGCAAAATATTCATAAGTACCCCATGAGAAGCCCAAAtggatttttaatagtttaacacCAGATTTGCATGTTCACGTTTCTCtgatggtcacatgacatgtagGTAAACAAATTTAATTCGCTTCTGTAAGGGTTTACCAGTAAGTTTGAGTTACAACACTAATATCTGTCTTTAACTCCTCACTTTTGGAATCACTTTGAGAACCATTttctccagctgatgaatgataaaaacatccaACAGCCAGGCGAGAGCCAAATTCACCAAAGGTTAAAGAGCAATTATTTCAGAATATGTCAGAAGACAACATAACTGCAGCATGTgcttataataaataaagttagTATCATCTGTTGGTGTAGAATAATAGAGTTTTCGTTATCGTTCTAGGTGTGAACGGACCTTTAGGTCACTCAACTTTTAAGGTTTGCTTCACATTCAGTTGTGATATCATGTGTAAATAAGTGATAGAAATTAGtactaaattcagttgtagttatTACAaaatttcttttctttgtttgtgCCACTTACATGTTTCTGAGCTGAGTGTTTGTTGTTACTACACACATTCTACTCTTGAGGTATAAGCTTTCCGGTCAAATCACTGCATACTTATGTTCGATGTTATTAGCAAATAAATCTCCAAACTGCGCTGCTCTTCAGAAACCACTCTTACTAAAATgcaccacagctgccaaaaaatgccttggtTCCTAGTTATTGTTACTACaaacatataaacaaacacactTCCTCAACCAAACCAGCATGAGTACTAGGTGGACCCAACCTTTGTATCCGCAGGTGGCTGTGCAGGCGCAGACACAGGTGCAGGTGCAGCAGGAGGAGGGggtttcttctttttctcctgGATGACTTTGATTTCCTCCTGAGGTTCAGTCACGGTCTGTCCATTCGCCTGGGCCTTCTGCTGCGGGAACATGAGTTACCAATAACCACAAACTCCACATTTCAGTCCTCTATCAACTGACAGTATTTAAAAACTGCCCTTAGGCCACGAAAACTGTCTCTACGGCGGAGCCTTTATATAGTGTGGACTCACAAAAGCTGGTGTTTAACCGAAACGAAACTCGTGTTGTGACGCGCTCTGCTCGACTGTGCGACGTGGCTCTCCTGTAGTCCTCGTGTCTGTATTATTACTATACCGATAAGTTACTCGGTATCAAATAACAACGTCAGATTTGTTCATTTAATCCTAAAGCTGACGATAAGCGATATAGAATTAAATCGTTATGATAGGTAAAGTCTTTCTATATGAATAGCTGATGCCTAGAGGTTTTGACAGGTTAGCATGTTAGCATCTAACGTTACTTTTGGAAATCTCCATCAAACTCAAATCAGTTGAATATGATTTTTAGAAAGACAATGTTACTCGAAACCTAGTAAGCTGCGTACCTAGATCTCATTTTTGGGTTTCGCATAAGTGTCCAAAAAGACGAAAGTGTAGGACGAAAGCTGATTAAGTTTTGAATCACAACCATTAGCAGGAGATCTCCATCACAGGCCGCTTACCTTCTCGGCTGCTttctttttgttcttctttttcgGTTCGCTCGGCTCGGTCTTCACAGTCTTCGGTGGCAGAGCGGTCTTAACCGGGATCTCAGCAACGGCGGTGCTGGGACTCACAGTAACGGGTGACACTCGGCGTTTCCTCCGTCCACAGGCCGCGAGCAGCACCAGCACCGTCAGCCCGATAAGCGCCGCGCTTAGAATCAGCCACGACGGACACTGCTCCGGCTTTAGCCCCAGATCAACCCCCAGCTCGAGCCGGAGGAAGTCCAGGCCTGAGGACAATAAACCGCGGATACGGTCGGACACGTATTCGGCTCGCCGTGTGGCCAAAGCTCGCCAGTCCTGGTCCATTTTTATAAGCAGCGGACAAGAACCGCACGCAGAGAGGGAGAGTGAGCTGCTGCTGGCAGCGGGAGAGAGTGAACGACAGGGGGGAGTGGCTTTGAGATTTCTCGCCTTTTACATGATGGCTGTGTCTCAAAACATATCGATCTGACTAACTAGACAACGCTTTTGTTTCGTCTTAACGGGGCGCAGCATTTTTGGACAACAAAAGGAATATatcctctttttttttgtctgtttgatcATCTTTTCATCTATAATTAAAAAAGCTTCCGGGCTCACTTCCTACTATCGCACTTTTTGACTTCTGACTTCtctttttttatagtaataaaaattcTTGAAACAATACGAGATTTCTTTTGAAGATTCTTCCGATTAGTTAGCTTTCCTTAGTTTGTTTccgtttatttattaattactactttaatttttttgtcatattcATCGTTTGTTTATAAGGGCTTGTGATTGTAATTTTTTgtggacaaaaacaaaaaactaatctaaattaattaaattcttaTTGCATTTAATAACCTTATCAGTCTATTGCCAAATTAtgatattatttcagttttaaccCACCAGAAAATTGCTTCATTAATTGGTTCtgactgtattttaaataaaatcactaaacaaataaacatatagGCTAGGAACTAATCCATTTATTCCGTCTGGGTTTGTCATACTCTAACAGGTtatatttgaaagaaatattCATTAAGTATATCCTTATAGGGGTGCAACTGGTGCGGCTGCACCGGGCCCCACAGCGATCAGACCGAGGGGGACCCCACTCCCTACTCCCCAGAATGTCAAAGCTATGAAGAGATACAGCCTCAGGTGCAGTTTGGCATTATGCCATCAAATCTGTTGATGTGGtaaatgaaaacagttatgcCCATCAACACAGAATCACAGAAGTCCAGTGGTTAGGCTTCTTGGCAGAGTTTGATGTAAATCAAAATGAATGACAGGAAGTTCAGCTAATAATGGCATAATTAGTATTATTGTTCTCTGCATAATCCAAGGATTCTAACAAGACAATCTCGTGACAAGAGGGAACATGAATCAAAAGTTATTAAgactattttttttcattgtaattttgaCCACAAGATGGCACTGGCACTAAACTTTTTGAGTTTGTGCTGACGATACATACCAAGTTTCAGAACCATACACCAGTGCATTAGTAAAAAATAACATTCGTAAAAACCAATGCCCAAATTGGTAGACACGGGAAAACTGGTTGCCATTCGACTTGGCATGCTACTCCAGACTGAAAGAGACCAGAGGCTTGTGATTTTGGGCCAATCCATTAAGTTATAAGCAAACATAgccatttttcatatctcctgaccagtGGTGGCAGTATGTTGAAACTGTGCAACCTCAGATGATGGTTGTCATAACACACACCAAGTCTGGTCTGAATACGCTAAAGCCACACGTCCACTTTGGTGAGCTCTTTGACAAATTCTTTACCATGTTATTCAGAAACTGGAAAACCTGATTTCCACTTCTTTTCGACAAGGTCTGAAGATCATAtggcttgttttttgtttttactaaaactgtcccaaaaaaattaataatatttcttgtAGTTCATCATTAGAAATCTGCATCAAGAGTGAATTCACAGTCCATCACATTTGACATCACTCCAAGTCGCTGGTATTCAGCCACTCGCTTCTCGAAGAAATTCGTTTTTCCCTCCAATGAAATGGACTCCATGAAGTCGAAGGGGTTTTCTGACTTGTAAACCTTTCCAGACAGAATTTAAAAAGCACTGTTATATAAGTATAAAGATTAACAGACAAAAATCATAATACAATCCCAATAAAATACTGACTTTGGGCAATCCTAAGTCTGTTAGCAGCCGGTCAGCCACAAACTCAATGTACTGCTTCATGAGAGAGCAGTTCATCCCGATCAAATTGACGGGTAAGGCTTCTGTGAGGAACTCCTACAGGAAAACAAGCAAAATACAAATGCAATTACATTCATGTCTGAAAGAAAAAGGAATCCTGCATTACTTGAGTACAGCAAACTGTATGCACCTGTTCAATGCTCACAGCTTTTGTGATGATGTCTTTCACTCGGTCAGCAGAAGGTTTCTTCACCAAGTAGCTGTATATTAGACATGCGAAATTACAGTGCAGACCCTGTGAAGATTCAGATGGCTCAATCAATACTAGCCATGATTAGATTTTCACAGGGGCTTCTTATTATCTCTCTATGTTTTATTGTGGACAATAGGGGTGACCCCGAATAGTCGAGGATTCGATGCTTCGATtagaggagcctgattcgactagcAATCTCACAGTCGAATATTCGCGGGTTTATTGATTATGCCATTCGGACTATAtggggggagctcaaatgtctgatttcacatagaacttgcggttttctcccaattagttaatatacagcctattatgataaagccgtgaataagaatctgaaaatacgaagcttcaaattaatattttaaagtgtgtgaataaatccaaccacccctatagatttatgtttcactttccataatccgtgagcgacagaggagcatcttggcggcagggatttaaaactttatcaagactcaaactgacacaggcacgGACTGGATTTTTTTCGAACAGGTAGGGTAAAAGTGATTTCAGAACATTTCAGCCGGTCTACATATATCGTGGATATATTGTTTACCTGATATAAAATGTGTTTGGTTCagtcaagcgcttcattgtagtacAGCACaagcaggtcaaactacaatacagaatattaataactatgacttgACTGTCACATccataccattataatgagaagaccattataataaaacgctgtgaatctttagagtttagctgctatgtttctgcacattgtttcatgaagaacgcgtccacaaaaggagttcacaTTCAGAGCCGCGCAGACATGTTCATTTGCATTTGCAGGTAGCCTATTAgtcttaatattaacgttatgttgtctaaataacgaagcgtattctacattaaattatgagttaaatcccattgattaaaaacttgctatcaaatgctcactctactggtcatcttcagcacgcgcagctcaaaacagaaatgcagaacattaataacctctgtcatataggctaactttatattgagagcactattgtaaaaaattttaattgtcagggtttcgctgacgtttaggtttaactatcttttaatcaaaacataaaaacattatttaccccatttgtatctgcgaggcatttgttacacattttccctgtgtgttaacatcattAATTATGGCTGTCggatgtctgacttgactcaatgtattttgccccgcccccaaacatatgatcagtcgaatatcggcaagattcgaaaattccgattcgactatgaaaatccttagtcggggacacccctagtGGACACCTAACAAACCTTGATCAAAACATGATCTTAATATCATAAAGATCTTTAAATATCTTAAAGATTTAACCTCATCTCTGCTGATGAGTTCATTGGAGTAAGTGAGTCCTGGCATCAGGCCTCTTTTCTTCAACCAGTAGATGGCCGCAAATGATCCAGAGAAGAAGATGCCTTCCACTGCTGCAAATGCTACTAATCGCtctcctaaaaataaataaatatacaaacaccTGTTGTTGTACAAGTGTGATAATCAattttgtatactttttttttaagaaaaaggtCTTTTCCACACACCAAAAGTTGAGTTTGTGTCAGAGATCCACTGTAAGGCCCAGTCTGCTTTCCGCCTTACACAAGGCATGGTGTGAATTGCATTGAACAAATAGTCCCTTTAAATAGTTTGGAtttagagagagaaaatgaatgaatgcatgaattcaGAAATAAATACAGATGTTATGTTTATAGAcatgtatgattatttataaagtaaatacaattttaatcaaAGATATTCTGATAAAACACAGGTAGGTACAATCAATAACTTAATTTCCCATGCGTGTAAGACTTTTTTTGTGGCTAGAAAAAAATATCTTGCAACATTTGCACATAAACCACATAAGGAAAATGTTAGCATAAACTGCTTAACTGAATCTTGCACCTGTCACCTGTGTAAAAGCACTTTAAAAGGTGTAACTGACATTGTTGAAGAAGAAAAGCATGCTTTATTTTCTTCTCACCTCTCTTTCAGATCCCTTATGTAGGTGTTGATGAGCATGCTGTACATTTCGGAGTGCACGTTCTCTATGAGGATCTGAAAGCCGTAGAAGGAGCGAGCCTCTGGGATCTGCACCTCTTGACTGAACCGCTGCACCTGTGACAAGTAAAGGCATGATGTTTAGTAGGAACACAACTTGGACTGATCTATTCATTACTATATATGAAATTTTACATTGGTTTTTCATAGCCTTAATGAAGGTTAGGAAGCGCACTTGCCAGGTTCTCGTTGACTATCCCATCACTTGCTGCAAAGAACGCCAGTACATGGGATATGAAGTGTTTCTCTTCAGACTTCAGGCTGTCCCAGTGGACCAAGTCTTTTGATAAATCCACCTAAACCAACCATTAGAATGATAAGCAGTTTTACATGCACCAGTGACAAGCACAAATACTAATTGTAATTAAATGTTCTTATAGGActagtttattaaaaatgtaaattcatcagcaggaaaaaaaatattctgaaagcCATTCCAATGATATCATTCCGCTGTGTATTTCGTTATAATTGTGGCGTGTACTTCCTATCACACAACATTAGAACTACAAcctaataaaattaataactgtAACACAAACCATATTAGGGTTGTCACCAACACTCAACAACGTTGTGCTTATAATAGGCGCATGCTGCAGTTATTTTCTCTGccgctttaaaggggtcatatgacgttgctaaaaagaacattatattgtgtattttggTGTACTTAAGTGTTTATGTGGCttaaggtaaaaaaacaacaacaacaaaaaacacatgattttccacatactgtacaataatgtttctatgccccgccttctgaaacgtgtcgatttttacaaagctcatcagtctgaaaaacGAGGTGTGctatgattggccagctatccagtgcattgtgattggctgaatgcctcaagtgtgtgacggaaatgttacgtccTGGTCagacaggacaaaaacaataaaacccattacaaacgagacagttgttgcatccagtggggacatcatttctgattataatgacttattctgtctttttacgtgttgcaTTGCATATCGCAGCTTGAGTGAGCAGCAGTCTGTGGCTATAACGAGGAATGGCCGTGAAAAGCCACAGTGAAAGCCGATCCGGTGATTTGGGCGGTGTTCTGCCAATCtccccacacagtgacgtagacatgtgggggcatgtttgaacGAGCTGATTTAGGGTGTGTgaatgagtcttaacttttataaagaatatctctttggatttgagactttagtctttgcaactttacagaccttctttatgcaccaagagcttgtaacactccaaagagaaagaaaatttttaaatcgcatcacatgacccctttaaatacacAGTAAGCCCTTTGCCTGGTCGATTCTGATTGTCTATTTTattgaatgaatgtttttatCGTTTATCAGCTGGAAAAACGATACCATTCCTCTGTGGAGTGGACTGCGCTGTTCTTTCAGAATGAGAACAATTATTACAGCTTTATACTTATATAGTTACAGTTATAGTTAAATAGGCCTTTAAATCATAACAGAATTGTGTTGTTATTTATCCGATTAATACCACCACTGTCACAGTTATTACAATACATTCAAGTGTTTTAATTGAGTTGCCAAAATGATAATCCTAATATTAACttgatcaataaataaaaaattatattcaccTCCTCAACTGTCCAAAATGAAGCCTGGGCTTGTTTGTACATTTTCCAAATGTCGGGATACTGAATAGGAAAAATGACAAATCGCTTTGGGTTTTCTTTGAGAAGGGGTTCGTCTTCAACACTGTTTGCGTCGACATCCTTGTGACCATTCTGCAAGAGAAACATAACTGTTAAATATAGCAATGGAtgtttttaaagttgttttaactGTATTGTATTCCTACATCATTCATTATGAGAGCGATGCCGCGAGACAAACTGATGACGAATCTGCTTACGAGATATTTAAATGGCAGGTTTTTATGTACATGTGATTTAAACAACAACACCGatcccaaaataataataagaacttttaactatcaataataataataacataataataataactatcatAATAACTATCAAATCTGTCTTTAATTAACTTTATTCGGTCTTTAATGTTACAACTTTTATATTTAATCCAAATGTTGCTGTCGCTACCCGCAACACATAACACCCTTTATATTGACACTGTCATTATTATACAatactttaattatttattattatcatcaatgctaTATATCGCTTTACTTAAGGTTATTTTACCTAATGTGCGAGGCTCTTTGTTATGAAAGCTCACAGCCGCACACATAACCAGGCAGGCAGattcaacattattttttttaggccGCGATATTGCACTTAAATACTGTAGGTAGAATAAGTTTGTTATTTACCTGATATTCCATAACGCTCGATAGAGTGTTGCTTATGCTGGAGTTCATGGTTATAATCGTCTTTGGTCAGCAGCGGTAAAGCTGCGATCTTTCTGTCGTCTGTCATTTACAACCTTACAACACGCTCATAGCTCCTCCTCCACTGTGCTTATGTGTAGAAATTAACCCTTTGCTTCTCGTCTTACGTAAAGCtgaaattacaatataaaaccaCTCATCAGCTGGTTGattcaatgcaaaaaataaaatacatgtaatgcCAGTGTTGCTTTGGGTAttgtagtttttaaataaataataatttattatattacaaaGGAGGTTATTGTACCAAGCTTCCAAAGGTCTAACGTTACAttaaaaaacagacacaaaaacGACTCGATCGTAGTTGGtcagaaatgtattaaattaatattttaattacttttacaaGCACAAATTTACAGTCAAAAACAGGCAATGGTCCATTAGTGGACAAAGGGTATATTTCATTTCTAAAGGACATGATTTTATAAAACAGCGAGCTGTTATCATCAATCTTAGACACCATGCTAGACACACCTGAAGTTGAAATATACATCATTTGAATTTTAGATTGAGGACCAGTGCTTTAAAGCATTTAATCGGATTGAGGTGAATCTTGTGTTTTAGATTACTTGAGGTAAATGTAATATCTAAGCAGGCTGTCAGCAGATTCATAACACTCGGCAGACTTACCAGTTTTATAAAACATGTTATTGGAGAAAACGTGAGACCAATTTATATCTACTCATAACCTGACAGAAGGTTTAAAATCTTCAGAAGGGACACTGCAAATTACAGAACACTCAATTATAGAgcaatatgaaatatataacaaCCTTTGGAAATACTGTCACGTGACACACCACATGTAATGAGGAAACCATGATTTGGCATGAGGAGCAAGGAGAAGCTCCCTACTCCTACAAAACCATGGAAAATTAGAATGAGAGAACAAGGACTAAACCAATTTTCACTTGTTCACACACTAAGAGTCATGGCATATCTGTGCAGAATCTATACTCTATCCTGATCTGAGACAAATGCATCATGTTGTACAGACAACTAATTTACAAGACTGTCATTAGGTCATCTATATGtacacataataaaattaaattagttgAACATTTATGTAAACGGTGTTTGATTAAGAAACCCAAGATTTGGGTGCCATCTCCAGTCATCCATTTTGTTGCATATGTTCTTTTATATGGGTTTTCTGTCATTCTTTTTGAGTGATAAGGAAAGTGAGCCTTTTGTAATTGTGAGAATCTGATGTAACAATGTCAATCAATTTGTTTTTGACCAATAACAAAGTAATTTTTGTCCTCCCCCACCAAAGCAATTTTTTTCCACCCATGACTGCTGGAATGTTGACTCTGCAAGCTATTCACGCGCCCATTGGTAAGTGGATGGAGTTTGGATCTTTTCACAAGCCATACTGGACCAATGAGAGGGTTTTCATGGTGTCATCAAGAGAAATTCCAGCCTTTTGCATCTCAAACCTGGGGGAAAAGGGAAAAACAGCATGATATTAACTTTTAATACCTGTGCTGATGATCCTTTACCTAATTTGGctttcccggtcaaaaatgactggcctttaaaaaatgcttgtaaagctctcattatgctatattatcaccaaatcttggattcaatctttgttaacttgttttctttcaaatagcACATTGATCTGAGTATATGCAACCTTTCGTGTTGATAATTTTGTCAAtcttcactcaaaaactgaggcacataagctcagatcaatgaaGCCTAAGACCAATCAGTTCCAAATAGAAGCTGATAAAAAGACTGAATCTAGAACACAAAATGATCACGCAACCAACGTAATATTTAAACAACGAATGAAAAAAGGAAGACAAAAACCGTTTGTGGCCAGAACAAAAGGTCAAATGCAACGTGATCTTAATCACCAGTCATCTGTGGAGATGGTGTAATACACAGGTGGTTGGTCTGTGTCGTTGAGTGTTCCCGGACCCTCCTGACCGCTGGCCCCCATATTGCTGAAAATGAGCCAGTCCCCAACAGCGAGCTCAGGGAGCAGGCAGTGCTCCACCACCTGCTCCAGTGGGTCACACGATGGACCCCACAGGCTGCTGGAGAACATGGGCTCATCTAGGGTGAGCGAcatctgaaaaacacaaaacaatgagTTTAAAATCTTGGGCAACCGATGCAAATATTGTTCATGTGTTCAGGTAGACTTGTTATTTACCTTGTGGACAGAGGGTGTGGTGATGACATTTCCAAACAACTTCCCCATGAAAGATCCATAAACACCATCGTTCATGTAATAGACAAATTCTAGTGCACTGTTTGGGGTCAGCTCATCTGAAAGTGCaaaagagacacagagaaaatgagGCATGTGTATTCCAAGGGTTAATTCAAACAAAAAGAtaattctgtcattgattactcaccctcatgtcattctggACCCGTAacaccttcattcatctttagaacacaaataaagatttttttttttttatgaaatccaagagctttctgccCCTCCATAGACAGGTAaacaactgaaatgtttttatagcCCACAAATGAAGtaataagataataaaaataGTCCATgcgacatcagtggttcaatcgtatttttatgaaaataacgAAAATCAttttgtccaaaaaaataaaaaatactttattcaacgatttcttctcttccgggtcagTGTCCGCTGCCATTCATGAGTGCCACGATGCACACTGACGTACAGACGTAGAACACGCATGCACTGAGACTTGAttacaagcagaggaatgcaaatgacaatgtccttactacctttctgggccataAAATGTTTCAGTTTCAGAAAGCTgtaggatttcatcaaaaataccttaatttgtggTCTTGAAGATGAGCCAAAGCCACAACATGAGGTTGGGAATGACATGAGATTGAGTAATCAATGACAATTTCCTTAATGCCAAATACAGTTTGTGTCAAATATGATTGGACTCACCATGTGTGCTACAATGGAGATCCGGGTATACTGCCTTTTTGCCAATAACATTGACAGCCAGAGTGAAGGAGGAAAACACAAAGAAACTTCCTGGTTCAGCAATGACGCTCACTCCAGATGCTGAGGGGAAATAGGCCTCCAGCAGGGGTTTGATGATCGAATGTACCTGATCAAAGAGAAATTAAAGAAATGCTTTTAATAAGTGGATgatattcaaaaaagaaaaacaaaaagacataTACTTGCCCTACCTGTTTCAGCTGAAACTCAGAACCACTGAATCCTCCACCAATATCCAGGATCTTCATGTCAAAGCCAAGTTCTTTCTGTAGGAACAAAGAAGACTCAGCACTCCAAAGGATACAAGAAATTTACTGATAAATCGAAATTCAATTATCACATAATATCCGTACAACTACTCACTGCCATGTCAAAGATGCAGCGGGCGTCTGACAGTGCATGGGAGTATGCTTGGGGATCTCTGCATGATGCTGGTACCTGGAACCTGCCAAAAAAAAGTCCCACTTTAAAAACTCTTAACAAGACAAAGTGAGCCACAGCAGATTAGTCAGGACCAAATCAGTTGACTTACATGACTCCAACCACATTCACACTCAACTCCTTGGCCATTTCCAGAAGGTGTCTACAACTCTTCAGGGAGCAACCAATGGTCAGACTGGCCTCCTCCACCTGTGCTTCAGTACAGACTTGAAGCAAAAGCCTAACACCAGAAAAGTGAAGAGAATTAatgacataaatatataataatcattaatGACTGCGCTACACCTATTTTAAGGTCGACAGAGTCAGCAAAGGcaatttgttttagttttctgaaggttccaaaaaaataattactattttaataattacatgtttttattttatctttgttattaattag includes the following:
- the LOC127935084 gene encoding antizyme inhibitor 1-like, which codes for MKGFVDAPNYLIELLEGGTTLDDVIENHVCEQNLAEKNAFVVADLGALMRQHVLWKTTMPLIRPFYPVSCNSSPVVIEVLSALGVGFVCANKAETTLVLNHDVPPENIILSGVCKQLSLIKHAAKTGINYLVCENEVELRKIARVHPEAKLLLQVCTEAQVEEASLTIGCSLKSCRHLLEMAKELSVNVVGVMFQVPASCRDPQAYSHALSDARCIFDMAKELGFDMKILDIGGGFSGSEFQLKQVHSIIKPLLEAYFPSASGVSVIAEPGSFFVFSSFTLAVNVIGKKAVYPDLHCSTHDELTPNSALEFVYYMNDGVYGSFMGKLFGNVITTPSVHKMSLTLDEPMFSSSLWGPSCDPLEQVVEHCLLPELAVGDWLIFSNMGASGQEGPGTLNDTDQPPVYYTISTDDWFEMQKAGISLDDTMKTLSLVQYGL
- the LOC127935085 gene encoding ribonucleoside-diphosphate reductase subunit M2; the encoded protein is MNSSISNTLSSVMEYQNGHKDVDANSVEDEPLLKENPKRFVIFPIQYPDIWKMYKQAQASFWTVEEVDLSKDLVHWDSLKSEEKHFISHVLAFFAASDGIVNENLVQRFSQEVQIPEARSFYGFQILIENVHSEMYSMLINTYIRDLKERDYLFNAIHTMPCVRRKADWALQWISDTNSTFGERLVAFAAVEGIFFSGSFAAIYWLKKRGLMPGLTYSNELISRDEGLHCNFACLIYSYLVKKPSADRVKDIITKAVSIEQEFLTEALPVNLIGMNCSLMKQYIEFVADRLLTDLGLPKVYKSENPFDFMESISLEGKTNFFEKRVAEYQRLGVMSNVMDCEFTLDADF